One genomic window of Methanosalsum zhilinae DSM 4017 includes the following:
- a CDS encoding rubrerythrin family protein has product MSTQENLENAFAGESMANRKYLAFAKKADDEGLTQVAKLFRAAAAAETVHAHNHLDLMGGVKKTSENLQEAISGETYEFEQMYPEFIEEAQKEGDTEAVWSFDVANKVEKVHAELYKKALDNLGNNEEVDYYVCSVCGNTVENEVPDMCPICGAPKSKFDKVE; this is encoded by the coding sequence ATGAGTACACAGGAAAATTTAGAGAATGCTTTTGCTGGTGAATCCATGGCAAACAGAAAATATCTGGCCTTTGCAAAGAAAGCTGATGATGAAGGTTTAACCCAGGTAGCTAAACTTTTCAGGGCAGCTGCAGCAGCAGAGACGGTACATGCTCACAATCACCTTGACCTTATGGGTGGAGTCAAAAAAACCAGTGAAAATCTGCAGGAAGCAATAAGCGGAGAAACATACGAATTTGAACAGATGTATCCTGAGTTTATAGAAGAAGCCCAGAAAGAAGGAGACACTGAGGCCGTCTGGAGCTTTGATGTGGCAAACAAAGTAGAAAAAGTTCATGCTGAACTGTACAAAAAAGCCCTGGATAATCTCGGGAACAATGAAGAAGTTGATTACTATGTCTGCAGTGTATGTGGAAATACTGTAGAAAATGAAGTTCCAGACATGTGCCCAATATGCGGAGCCCCAAAATCCAAATTCGATAAAGTGGAATAA
- a CDS encoding TIGR04013 family B12-binding domain/radical SAM domain-containing protein: MDIHFRWNRKSAYSLAALAPLIKGACFSTKPENGIMIYSFSTKQSEMFFDEVKRAKTDSIFIAGGPHPSGEPEQTLEYFDYVVIGEGEDTLPHLVQSLLSGSSVEHVKGIACRSEDGRIFYTGQRDQVELDRYPCFDPQILFSPIEISRGCPWNCRYCQTPNLFGNEMRHRSISSILKCARHYSDLRFTSSNAFAYGSDGITPRYDKVEKLLTKLNSLDSRNIYFGTFPSEVRPEFVTDRALELIVEYCTNSTINMGAQSGSPRMLNKMSRGHNVDDIVIAVERCIDHAISPVVDFIVGLPDETDYDQEQSIDLIKWICSRGGKVRAHHFTPLPGTGYCRSQPSQISRNTKKILGKLALDGKVTGSWER; encoded by the coding sequence ATGGATATACATTTCAGATGGAACCGAAAGAGTGCATATAGTCTGGCAGCACTTGCTCCGCTAATTAAAGGTGCTTGCTTTAGCACAAAGCCAGAAAACGGAATTATGATTTATAGCTTTTCAACAAAGCAGTCTGAAATGTTTTTCGATGAAGTTAAAAGAGCGAAGACCGATTCTATATTTATTGCAGGTGGCCCCCATCCATCAGGTGAACCTGAACAGACACTGGAATACTTTGATTATGTAGTGATAGGTGAAGGCGAAGATACACTTCCACATCTTGTCCAGTCCCTTCTCAGTGGTAGCAGTGTGGAGCATGTGAAGGGCATTGCCTGCAGATCTGAAGATGGGAGGATTTTTTATACAGGCCAGAGGGATCAGGTTGAACTGGACAGGTACCCATGTTTTGATCCGCAGATCCTCTTTTCCCCGATTGAGATCAGCAGGGGATGTCCCTGGAACTGTAGATACTGCCAGACACCCAATCTATTTGGAAATGAAATGAGACACAGAAGCATCAGCTCAATTCTAAAATGCGCCAGACACTATTCAGACCTGAGGTTTACAAGTTCCAATGCATTTGCATATGGCAGTGATGGTATAACACCCAGATATGATAAGGTTGAGAAACTTCTGACTAAACTCAATAGCCTGGATAGCAGAAATATCTATTTTGGCACATTTCCTTCAGAGGTAAGGCCTGAATTTGTTACAGACAGGGCACTTGAGCTGATTGTTGAGTATTGTACCAATAGCACCATTAATATGGGTGCACAGTCTGGCAGTCCGAGAATGTTGAATAAAATGTCCCGGGGACATAATGTAGATGATATTGTTATTGCTGTGGAGAGGTGTATTGATCATGCCATATCTCCGGTAGTTGATTTTATAGTCGGGCTTCCTGATGAAACTGATTATGATCAGGAACAGAGTATAGATCTGATAAAATGGATCTGCAGCAGAGGTGGAAAGGTACGGGCTCACCATTTTACACCACTTCCAGGCACAGGATATTGCAGATCACAGCCTTCACAGATAAGCAGGAATACAAAAAAAATACTGGGTAAGCTGGCTTTAGATGGAAAAGTTACCGGTTCCTGGGAGAGATAA
- a CDS encoding response regulator, with product MTDIRILIVEDENIVGLEIKKRLKKLGYSVHAVAKTGEEAIIKTAATSPDIILMDIMLKGEMDGIETARQIKNQHNIPIIYLTAYSDEETISRAKETNPHGYILKPFQEDDMKITIEMALHKHRMNMDRKTEQA from the coding sequence ATGACTGATATCAGGATACTTATCGTTGAGGATGAAAACATAGTGGGGCTTGAGATTAAAAAGAGACTCAAAAAACTGGGATATTCTGTTCACGCAGTTGCAAAAACCGGAGAGGAGGCAATCATAAAAACCGCTGCAACTTCTCCAGATATTATTTTGATGGATATTATGCTTAAAGGAGAAATGGATGGAATTGAGACTGCAAGGCAAATAAAAAATCAGCACAATATACCTATAATATACCTGACTGCATATTCAGATGAAGAAACAATCTCCAGGGCAAAAGAAACAAATCCCCATGGATACATACTTAAACCGTTTCAAGAAGATGATATGAAAATCACTATAGAGATGGCACTTCACAAACACAGGATGAATATGGACAGGAAAACAGAACAAGCCTGA
- a CDS encoding helix-turn-helix transcriptional regulator: MKLALSDAIWISDKRRNLLLLLTEGPRNIDQIKAALNVNSRSMMPQIKILKDWELIEQQGEFYILTDTGKLLVENMQPLLDSLNVIEENKEYWCKRDLSSIPPHILKRIGELGHYFIIEQDINHLFELPKEFTENIPKSRSIMSFAAYFHPVYPSIYSEIIDNGSQLSLMFTRPVFNRMKEDYSEYLDKILASENCEVLVCDEQINLPTITVTDWFLYISFFDHTGRYDHKIVMSFDSDALRWGEDLFDHYKSSANRIDK; encoded by the coding sequence ATGAAACTGGCTTTAAGTGATGCTATCTGGATCTCTGACAAAAGACGAAATCTTTTACTTCTATTAACAGAAGGTCCCAGAAATATTGATCAGATAAAAGCAGCTCTAAATGTTAATTCCCGATCAATGATGCCTCAGATCAAAATACTGAAGGACTGGGAGCTGATTGAACAGCAGGGAGAATTTTACATTTTAACAGATACAGGAAAATTACTTGTAGAGAATATGCAGCCATTATTGGATTCTCTTAATGTGATAGAAGAGAATAAAGAGTACTGGTGCAAAAGGGACCTTAGCTCAATTCCCCCACATATTTTGAAAAGAATTGGAGAATTGGGACACTATTTTATTATTGAGCAGGACATAAACCATCTCTTTGAGCTTCCAAAAGAATTTACAGAGAATATACCAAAATCCAGATCCATTATGTCCTTTGCAGCATACTTTCACCCAGTATATCCTTCTATCTATTCAGAAATTATCGATAACGGAAGTCAGCTGTCACTTATGTTTACCCGGCCAGTATTTAACAGGATGAAAGAAGACTACAGTGAATATCTGGACAAAATACTTGCATCCGAAAATTGTGAGGTTTTAGTCTGTGATGAGCAGATCAATCTACCTACAATAACAGTTACTGATTGGTTCTTATACATTTCCTTTTTTGATCATACCGGCCGATATGACCACAAGATCGTTATGAGCTTTGATTCAGATGCATTAAGATGGGGTGAAGATCTATTTGATCATTACAAAAGCAGCGCGAACCGTATCGATAAATAA
- a CDS encoding site-2 protease family protein, with protein MSDNNRVTENPSVAFRTSYEILSSHLEEINSMFKVYEVNRSDETIYLYGTPLLDINIIYRRLWNVFNSKGYQISFTYEPGEYIMVISPVQKKKERVWINIVLAVATFFTTMIAGSAMYGVDFVNDPAGIIKGLPFTLAIMTVLGSHEMGHYVAARIHGMNTSLPYFIPFPTIIGTMGAMISHRGPIPDRKSLFDVGVSGPIIGLIASVIVTVIGLSLEPVSVTPQDGSMIEIQLPFLFTAIMNSMGVIGETIHPIAFAGWVGMFITVLNLMPAGQLDGGHAIRAMIGDRARYISSITPFVLLLLGVYVTYVMESNGFIWVMWAILLSFFAAAGHPSPLDDESRLDGTRQFIGIVTFVLGITCFTLVPFTIV; from the coding sequence ATGTCTGATAATAACAGGGTTACTGAAAATCCATCTGTTGCTTTTAGAACCTCATATGAAATACTGTCATCTCATTTAGAAGAGATTAACTCAATGTTTAAGGTATACGAGGTAAACAGATCAGATGAGACTATCTATCTGTATGGAACACCTCTTCTCGATATAAATATTATTTACCGTAGACTCTGGAATGTGTTCAATTCAAAGGGCTACCAGATAAGTTTCACCTATGAACCAGGTGAATACATTATGGTGATCTCTCCTGTTCAAAAAAAGAAGGAGAGGGTCTGGATCAATATAGTTCTTGCAGTGGCTACTTTTTTTACAACCATGATTGCAGGTTCAGCTATGTATGGGGTGGACTTTGTCAATGACCCTGCAGGAATCATTAAAGGTCTTCCCTTTACTCTTGCTATCATGACTGTACTTGGATCTCATGAAATGGGACATTATGTGGCAGCAAGGATACATGGAATGAATACCTCACTGCCCTATTTTATCCCTTTCCCGACAATTATCGGTACAATGGGGGCAATGATAAGCCATCGGGGTCCTATCCCTGATCGAAAATCGCTGTTTGATGTTGGAGTATCGGGTCCTATTATTGGTCTGATTGCATCGGTTATAGTGACTGTAATTGGCCTCTCCCTTGAGCCGGTTTCAGTAACCCCTCAGGATGGAAGCATGATTGAGATCCAGCTTCCATTCCTGTTTACAGCAATAATGAATTCAATGGGTGTTATAGGGGAAACAATCCATCCAATAGCATTTGCAGGATGGGTAGGGATGTTTATTACCGTACTTAACCTGATGCCTGCAGGTCAGCTTGATGGTGGACATGCAATCCGTGCAATGATTGGTGATAGAGCAAGATATATATCCTCCATAACTCCTTTTGTGCTACTTTTGCTGGGTGTTTATGTAACCTATGTTATGGAGAGCAATGGATTCATATGGGTAATGTGGGCTATACTGCTTTCATTCTTTGCTGCAGCAGGACATCCGTCACCACTGGATGATGAATCTCGTCTGGATGGTACCAGACAGTTTATCGGAATAGTTACTTTTGTTCTGGGAATTACATGCTTTACACTTGTACCTTTTACAATTGTTTGA
- a CDS encoding histidine kinase dimerization/phosphoacceptor domain -containing protein: protein MKWDDAPLKLKMILYIAVAVTFIMASSTAVIISVVTSQKIDIEYQRSVDISQNYANQFNADMRENMAIPNTLARSLENYESGNRTEINNILKNVIETNPGLIGVYVGYEPDAFDGRDSEYINAEGHDETGRFIPFWNRIGGDVDVEPLVDYDVEDYYQLPKQLKSDIVTEPYLYQGALIVSFVSPIIIDDEFKGIAGVDVSLDYIDESVCNIQILDNGYAMVASDGGILLSHPQDKENIGHMTLDEFHLDPIFTMMDDIGHGKAGHIEAIDPITGKNSIIFYEPVEVGNFSFILSIPKDEMLADVMALRDKLIVISALAIVFMGTMGYMIALSINRPINEIVNSFKRVSSEVSRGKLGSRADTDVAVDFKEIPVGLNEILTTLENYSAELKKSNETMQEMRVVINSSQVVVFLWKIEKKWPVEVVSENITQFGYTVEEFTSGKLLYGDIIHPDDIERVEKDIDQLISDHITTCNFDRNYRNRCSSKRPKYFTSEYRIITKEGDIRWVDERTLLRTDGQGNVTHLQGIILDITDRKKAEDALLNIETIRKKEIHHRVKNNLQVISSMLFLEAEHFTDPDVVEAFKNSQNRVRSMALIHEEIYKSEDMKSIDFTDYINKLAVYLLEAYNIGKEKIRLNVDVENVYLSIDTSIPLGMIVSELVSNSLKHAFDEGDDGEITIILKSEDNEFILIVGDNGKGFPLNINFKESDSLGLQLVNTLVDQIDGTIEMNTEHGTEFRIIFKEIDRT, encoded by the coding sequence ATGAAATGGGATGATGCTCCACTTAAGTTGAAAATGATTCTCTACATAGCTGTTGCTGTCACCTTTATTATGGCATCATCTACAGCAGTTATCATTTCAGTCGTCACATCCCAAAAAATCGATATAGAGTACCAGAGATCAGTTGATATTTCACAGAATTATGCAAATCAGTTCAATGCTGATATGCGTGAAAATATGGCAATACCAAACACACTGGCCAGAAGTCTAGAAAACTACGAATCCGGAAACAGGACTGAAATAAATAATATATTGAAAAATGTAATTGAAACAAATCCGGGTTTGATTGGAGTCTATGTAGGTTATGAACCTGATGCCTTTGACGGACGGGATTCAGAATATATAAATGCTGAAGGGCATGATGAAACCGGAAGATTTATTCCATTCTGGAACAGGATAGGAGGAGATGTGGATGTTGAACCTCTGGTAGACTATGATGTTGAAGATTATTACCAACTTCCAAAACAATTAAAATCGGATATCGTAACCGAGCCATATCTTTATCAGGGTGCATTGATAGTAAGTTTTGTATCTCCAATTATTATAGATGATGAATTTAAGGGTATAGCTGGAGTGGACGTATCACTTGACTATATAGATGAATCAGTATGCAATATCCAGATACTTGATAATGGTTATGCAATGGTTGCAAGTGATGGAGGAATCCTGCTTTCACATCCACAGGATAAGGAAAATATAGGTCACATGACCCTTGATGAATTCCACCTGGATCCAATATTTACAATGATGGATGACATCGGTCATGGAAAAGCGGGTCACATAGAGGCTATAGACCCGATCACCGGTAAAAATTCCATAATATTCTACGAGCCTGTGGAAGTGGGTAATTTTTCATTTATATTATCAATACCAAAGGATGAGATGCTTGCTGATGTTATGGCATTGAGGGATAAGCTCATAGTCATATCAGCCCTAGCCATTGTATTTATGGGAACAATGGGATATATGATCGCCCTTTCGATAAACAGACCTATCAATGAAATCGTTAACAGTTTTAAAAGAGTATCTTCTGAAGTTTCAAGAGGCAAGCTTGGTTCAAGAGCTGATACTGATGTTGCAGTGGACTTTAAAGAGATCCCTGTGGGCCTTAACGAAATTCTGACAACTCTGGAAAATTATTCTGCTGAATTGAAGAAATCAAATGAAACAATGCAGGAAATGAGGGTTGTTATCAATAGCAGTCAGGTAGTTGTATTTTTGTGGAAAATTGAAAAAAAATGGCCTGTGGAAGTTGTATCCGAGAATATTACACAATTTGGTTATACAGTAGAAGAATTTACTTCAGGCAAACTGCTGTATGGGGATATAATTCATCCGGATGATATTGAAAGAGTGGAAAAGGACATAGATCAATTGATTTCAGATCATATTACTACCTGTAACTTTGATAGAAATTACAGAAATAGATGTTCATCTAAAAGACCAAAATATTTTACTTCTGAATATAGAATCATAACCAAAGAGGGCGATATCAGGTGGGTTGACGAAAGAACATTACTGAGAACCGATGGTCAGGGAAATGTCACTCATCTTCAGGGAATAATCCTGGATATAACAGATAGAAAAAAAGCTGAAGATGCCCTTTTGAATATTGAAACCATTAGAAAAAAAGAGATACACCACCGGGTAAAAAATAATCTTCAGGTCATATCCAGCATGTTGTTCCTAGAAGCTGAGCATTTTACCGATCCTGATGTAGTTGAAGCTTTTAAGAATAGCCAGAACCGGGTTCGTTCAATGGCGCTAATTCATGAAGAGATATATAAGTCCGAAGATATGAAAAGTATCGATTTTACTGATTATATCAATAAGCTTGCAGTTTATTTACTGGAAGCATATAATATAGGAAAAGAAAAAATAAGACTTAATGTAGATGTAGAAAATGTTTATCTCAGTATAGATACTTCTATTCCACTGGGAATGATCGTTAGTGAACTTGTATCCAACTCCTTAAAGCATGCCTTTGATGAGGGTGATGACGGTGAGATCACCATCATTCTTAAAAGTGAAGACAATGAATTCATTCTCATTGTTGGTGACAATGGAAAAGGATTTCCCCTGAATATAAATTTCAAAGAAAGCGATTCTCTTGGATTGCAGCTTGTGAACACTCTTGTAGATCAGATCGATGGAACCATTGAAATGAACACCGAACATGGAACAGAATTTAGAATCATATTTAAGGAAATTGACAGGACTTAA
- a CDS encoding class I SAM-dependent methyltransferase, with amino-acid sequence MNADNPDKEMFNRQQTHWENVYTKNQSMFGDDPSIPACKAAEIFKRENMTRVLELGAGQGRDTMFFAENGFEVYSLDYSRPGVESIKRKARESGLINCVTAVQHDVRKPLPFEDESFDACFSHMLYCMPLTTSELESVSKEIWRVLRPGGINIFTTRHTGDPQYRTGIYRGEDMWEISGGFIVHFLSRERIKQLSKGYQIIDIEEFEEGKIPGTDKSRKLFKVAMRKKS; translated from the coding sequence ATGAATGCAGATAATCCAGATAAAGAAATGTTTAACAGACAGCAAACACACTGGGAAAATGTGTATACAAAAAATCAATCCATGTTCGGAGATGATCCAAGTATTCCTGCCTGTAAAGCAGCTGAAATTTTCAAAAGAGAGAACATGACCAGGGTACTTGAACTGGGTGCAGGCCAGGGGAGAGATACCATGTTTTTTGCAGAGAACGGATTTGAAGTATATTCCCTTGATTATTCCAGGCCTGGTGTTGAGTCAATCAAAAGGAAAGCACGTGAAAGTGGGTTGATTAATTGTGTAACAGCTGTTCAGCATGATGTACGAAAACCTCTCCCCTTTGAAGACGAATCGTTTGATGCATGTTTTTCCCATATGCTGTACTGCATGCCATTGACCACATCTGAACTTGAATCGGTTTCAAAAGAGATCTGGAGAGTTCTCAGGCCAGGTGGGATCAATATATTTACCACACGACACACCGGGGATCCCCAGTATAGAACCGGTATTTACAGAGGTGAGGATATGTGGGAAATTAGTGGTGGATTCATTGTTCATTTCCTGAGTAGAGAGCGGATAAAACAGTTGTCAAAAGGTTACCAGATAATTGATATAGAAGAATTCGAAGAAGGAAAGATTCCAGGTACAGACAAATCAAGAAAGCTCTTTAAAGTAGCTATGAGAAAAAAGAGTTAA
- a CDS encoding YkgJ family cysteine cluster protein — protein MTLKSDRILDEIRKNEEILRMKKEYPDQKLADIIKEVGFECELCAKCCTSSFNDHVFLLEEDRKTIEDIDPEALVPAPGFELCDQKGRFYTCGYILQTKPDTSCVFLEDGYCQIYSQRPLICRVYPYMLHMEADETGRMDWRQISGLNEHGYYHTEIDSIECMKIAQDTKKYEIEFQQHMIDFLKTVRKYFRDNQLRHVPAMYDRMMRAYQKGEDIEVMVFCNSSFKKHVIKI, from the coding sequence ATGACCTTAAAGTCAGACCGTATTTTGGATGAAATCCGTAAAAATGAAGAAATTCTCAGAATGAAAAAAGAATATCCAGATCAAAAACTTGCAGATATCATAAAGGAAGTGGGATTTGAATGTGAGCTCTGTGCAAAATGCTGTACATCCAGTTTCAATGACCATGTATTTCTTCTGGAAGAAGACAGGAAAACAATAGAAGACATTGATCCCGAAGCTCTGGTTCCAGCTCCCGGATTTGAATTGTGTGATCAGAAAGGACGGTTCTACACATGCGGCTATATCTTACAAACAAAACCAGATACCAGCTGTGTTTTCCTTGAAGATGGATACTGTCAGATATATTCTCAGAGGCCCCTCATCTGCAGAGTATACCCCTATATGCTCCATATGGAAGCAGATGAGACAGGACGGATGGACTGGAGACAGATTAGTGGCTTAAATGAGCATGGATATTACCATACTGAAATCGACAGCATTGAGTGTATGAAAATTGCACAGGATACTAAAAAATACGAAATAGAGTTTCAGCAGCATATGATAGATTTTCTGAAAACTGTCAGGAAATATTTCAGGGATAATCAGCTTCGCCATGTCCCGGCAATGTACGACAGAATGATGAGAGCATATCAAAAAGGTGAAGATATTGAGGTTATGGTATTCTGCAATAGTTCATTCAAAAAGCATGTAATCAAAATTTGA
- a CDS encoding helix-turn-helix transcriptional regulator has protein sequence MESSLSDIIWLSDKRKKILTLLLEGPKSADEIKNEFGCTWRPLISPMKKLKEEQLIIQDNNHYRLSYVGKILTENMHPLLKILDMFECDYQYWKSRDFDPIPPGLMDRMGELGNCRLLEPPLDRIFELDESFLDKISECKYINALCPFFHPEYIDLYCKMVSEKARICLIFKEPVFERLQQDCENKLNILLDSKNTEILMNRSDLQIPGIVVSNNAFLLSLFEKNGNYDHRDVIGFDNSSIRWGNDLFSYYRDLSERVE, from the coding sequence ATGGAATCATCATTAAGCGATATAATATGGCTTTCGGATAAAAGAAAAAAAATACTGACATTACTTTTAGAGGGTCCAAAAAGCGCCGATGAAATTAAAAATGAATTTGGATGCACGTGGAGACCACTCATATCTCCGATGAAAAAACTTAAAGAAGAACAACTCATAATTCAGGATAACAATCATTACAGACTAAGCTATGTTGGAAAAATCCTAACTGAAAACATGCACCCTCTCCTCAAGATACTTGATATGTTCGAGTGTGATTATCAGTACTGGAAATCTCGTGATTTTGATCCCATTCCACCGGGTTTGATGGACAGAATGGGTGAACTTGGCAATTGCAGGTTACTTGAACCACCTCTTGACAGAATATTTGAACTCGACGAATCTTTTCTTGATAAAATTTCTGAATGTAAATACATCAATGCCCTGTGTCCGTTTTTCCATCCCGAGTATATTGATCTGTATTGTAAGATGGTATCCGAAAAAGCCCGGATATGTCTGATATTTAAAGAACCGGTTTTTGAAAGATTACAGCAGGACTGTGAGAATAAACTAAATATTCTACTTGATTCAAAAAATACCGAAATTTTGATGAACAGAAGCGATCTCCAGATTCCAGGAATCGTAGTTTCAAATAATGCTTTTTTGCTGAGTCTGTTTGAAAAAAATGGTAACTATGATCATAGAGACGTAATAGGTTTTGATAATTCTTCAATAAGATGGGGAAACGATCTTTTTTCTTATTATAGAGATCTATCTGAAAGAGTAGAATAA
- a CDS encoding GNAT family N-acetyltransferase, with protein MKNSSECSNSNQKLVIEKLSLESDRKKLKKLGRESFPYLHGIFLDTTPHTLLARYNGEIAGAIVMKLAEITPDENVGIISWLFTSGDVRGAGIGEKLVREGMEYLKSKNCSAIVTAVDGYNTSSSKIFANNGYVIQNGTTLINRYGFKGYLRVWTKLKYYSEIGHFLWVYGLPEPENSSGPITSWLANLTIISIAFVVSYGHIQELANLYYVILAGILFMSFRYIPLKILTMIKSEQWIYRGWHNGYLLSLIVAIIFGAFFPMPGAQYPENIKWSYRDKIQYLGTAYIVSSLLMVSTLGIVLAFPGLFSVGFIHSILFVGISFLIFDILLIMAPFQCYMGRRVYDFSRISWIGIAAIAIIVLFLFMTSYP; from the coding sequence TTGAAAAATAGTTCAGAGTGCAGCAATTCTAATCAGAAACTGGTTATTGAAAAGCTCAGTTTAGAGAGTGATCGCAAAAAACTGAAAAAACTGGGCAGAGAATCTTTCCCATACCTGCATGGAATATTTCTTGATACAACACCGCATACTCTTCTTGCAAGATACAATGGAGAAATAGCAGGCGCAATTGTGATGAAGCTTGCAGAAATTACACCTGATGAGAACGTTGGTATCATATCCTGGCTTTTTACATCTGGAGATGTAAGAGGTGCAGGGATCGGAGAGAAACTTGTACGAGAAGGTATGGAATATCTAAAATCAAAAAATTGCAGCGCTATTGTTACAGCTGTTGATGGTTATAATACAAGTTCCAGCAAGATATTTGCAAATAATGGTTATGTGATACAGAACGGTACAACTCTGATTAACAGGTATGGATTTAAAGGTTATCTGAGGGTTTGGACAAAACTCAAGTATTATTCAGAGATCGGCCACTTCTTATGGGTATATGGACTTCCAGAGCCGGAAAATAGTTCAGGGCCAATTACCTCCTGGCTGGCAAACCTGACAATTATTTCGATTGCTTTCGTTGTCTCTTACGGGCATATTCAGGAACTGGCCAATCTTTATTATGTTATCCTTGCAGGAATATTATTTATGTCATTTCGCTATATTCCGTTAAAGATTCTGACCATGATCAAAAGTGAACAGTGGATCTATAGGGGATGGCACAACGGATATCTCTTAAGCCTTATAGTAGCGATCATATTTGGCGCCTTTTTCCCCATGCCTGGTGCTCAGTATCCTGAAAATATAAAATGGAGCTACCGGGATAAGATACAGTATCTTGGGACTGCATATATTGTATCCTCATTACTGATGGTGTCAACTCTGGGAATTGTTCTGGCTTTCCCCGGGTTATTCAGTGTCGGGTTTATACACAGTATTTTGTTTGTGGGTATCTCATTCCTGATATTTGATATTCTGTTGATCATGGCACCATTCCAGTGTTATATGGGAAGAAGAGTATATGACTTCAGCCGTATTTCATGGATAGGAATTGCAGCAATTGCAATCATAGTATTATTTTTATTCATGACATCATATCCCTGA
- a CDS encoding formylglycine-generating enzyme family protein has product MDKGSDIYDSTKTNQTCEKSSNNITYTNSFDMELLLIPAGSFHMGSSVEEQNWYKNEQPVHKVNIKTPFYLGRYPVTNKEWGDVMGTKPSSRFMEDDKAVSKVSWNDAQQFIQKLNEMENTDKYRLPSEAEWEYACRAGTSTKYHFGNDHLYLSEYGWYRDNSDRGPKPVGQKKSNTWGLYDMHGNVWEWTQDVYSDNYKNAPDDGSPVEIGESSSNVMRVLRGGSWQTSAAGCRSASRFFNPPDVHRRSSRIGFRILMDRKSMEY; this is encoded by the coding sequence ATGGATAAAGGCAGTGATATTTACGATTCTACAAAAACGAACCAAACCTGTGAAAAATCCAGTAATAATATAACATATACAAATTCATTTGACATGGAGTTATTACTGATACCTGCCGGTAGTTTTCATATGGGCTCATCTGTTGAAGAACAAAACTGGTACAAAAATGAGCAGCCGGTTCACAAAGTGAATATAAAAACTCCTTTTTACCTTGGCAGATATCCCGTTACAAATAAAGAATGGGGTGACGTAATGGGAACAAAGCCATCGTCTCGTTTTATGGAAGATGACAAAGCGGTTAGCAAGGTTTCCTGGAATGACGCCCAGCAGTTTATCCAGAAACTGAATGAAATGGAGAACACTGATAAATACCGCCTCCCCTCTGAAGCAGAATGGGAATATGCCTGTCGTGCAGGAACTTCCACCAAATACCATTTCGGTAATGACCATCTATATCTAAGTGAATATGGATGGTACCGTGACAATAGTGATCGCGGACCAAAACCGGTGGGCCAGAAAAAGTCCAACACCTGGGGCCTTTATGATATGCATGGAAATGTCTGGGAATGGACGCAGGATGTATATTCTGACAATTATAAAAATGCTCCAGATGATGGCAGTCCGGTAGAAATCGGAGAAAGTTCATCTAATGTAATGAGAGTCCTTCGGGGAGGGAGCTGGCAGACTTCAGCTGCTGGATGTAGATCTGCAAGCAGGTTTTTCAATCCACCGGATGTTCATCGCAGAAGTAGCAGAATCGGGTTCAGGATCCTGATGGATAGAAAAAGCATGGAATATTAA
- a CDS encoding CxxC-x17-CxxC domain-containing protein translates to MERKGFQRRGGNFNREERELHSATCSDCGDTTQVPFVPDSDRPVYCRECYQNHRPARKF, encoded by the coding sequence ATGGAACGCAAAGGATTCCAGCGCAGAGGCGGCAACTTCAACCGTGAGGAAAGAGAACTGCATTCAGCAACATGCTCAGACTGTGGTGACACAACTCAGGTGCCTTTTGTACCGGACTCAGACAGGCCAGTATATTGCAGAGAATGCTATCAGAATCACAGACCAGCACGAAAGTTCTGA